One Hordeum vulgare subsp. vulgare chromosome 4H, MorexV3_pseudomolecules_assembly, whole genome shotgun sequence DNA window includes the following coding sequences:
- the LOC123447381 gene encoding noroxomaritidine synthase-like: MHARMPCGAIDMHMDWLFLLQLLMSAACLLVILFRYRAAKSKKTRRRRSPGLTQWPIVGIIPAIVSNIHRIFDGVTGMLALSGLNYQCRFWFAGFRYFITCDPANVRHIFTSNFENYPKGDVFAQMFDILGGGIFNSDGERWRRQRTKAQMLMTTPRYRAFVAQSSLDKVEQSVLPFLAHVADSDTTCDLQDVFTRWSFDTTCNLVFGVDPGCLAIGLPDVPFARAMDDVLRTVFLRHIMPVTCWKVMRRLDVGHERKNAAARRTADEFVAATIASRRAAYNKQGADKSAADLLSSFICDEEIAGDPDADVYIRDMTMNLLVAGRDATSSALSWFSYLIATNPRVEKKLLEELAPIAARKPVEPDGMVAFEAGELKNLLYLHAAVCECLRLYPSLPTETKGVVAHDVLPSGHEVWPGDKILVFNYSMGRMKRVWGADCREFRPERWISEEGKLRYVPSNKFVAFNSGPRTCLGKEMVLVQMKVTVAAVAWNFAVEVVPGHVVEPKLSIILHMKNGLLVRVKRRSGNPAQP, translated from the coding sequence ATGCACGCTCGCATGCCTTGTGGTGCCATCGACATGCACATGGATTGGCTCTTCCTCCTGCAGCTTCTCATGTCGGCCGCCTGCCTCCTCGTGATACTGTTTCGTTATCGGGCTGCCAAATCCAAGAAAACGCGACGCCGGCGCTCCCCGGGGCTCACCCAGTGGCCGATCGTCGGCATCATCCCGGCCATCGTCTCCAACATCCACCGGATCTTCGACGGCGTCACCGGCATGCTGGCCCTCTCCGGCCTCAACTACCAGTGCCGCTTCTGGTTCGCCGGCTTCCGCTACTTCATCACCTGCGACCCGGCCAACGTCCGCCACATCTTCACCTCCAACTTCGAGAACTACCCCAAGGGCGACGTGTTCGCCCAGATGTTCGACATCCTCGGCGGCGGCATCTTCAACTCCGACGGCGAGCGCTGGCGGCGCCAGAGGACGAAAGCCCAGATGCTCATGACCACCCCGCGGTACCGCGCCTTCGTGGCGCAGTCCAGCCTCGACAAGGTGGAGCAGAGCGTGCTCCCGTTCCTCGCCCACGTCGCCGACTCCGACACGACGTGCGACCTGCAGGACGTGTTCACGCGCTGGTCCTTTGACACGACGTGCAACCTCGTCTTCGGCGTCGACCCCGGGTGCCTGGCCATCGGCCTGCCGGACGTGCCGTTCGCGCGCGCCATGGACGACGTGCTGCGTACCGTCTTCCTCCGGCACATCATGCCGGTGACGTGCTGGAAGGTGATGCGCAGGCTGGACGTCGGGcatgagaggaagaacgccgcCGCGCGCCGCACGGCCGACGAGTTCGTGGCGGCCACCATTGCTAGCCGCAGAGCCGCCTATAACAAGCAGGGCGCGGACAAGTCGGCGGCCGACCTGCTGTCCTCCTTCATATGCGACGAGGAGATAGCGGGGGACCCGGATGCGGACGTGTACATCAGGGACATGACGATGAACCTCCTGGTCGCCGGCCGCGACGCCACCAGCTCCGCCCTCTCGTGGTTCTCCTACCTCATCGCCACGAACCCGAGGGTAGAGAAAAAGCTCCTGGAGGAGCTGGCCCCCATAGCTGCCCGCAAACCCGTAGAACCCGATGGCATGGTGGCCTTCGAGGCCGGGGAACTGAAGAACTTGCTGTACCTGCACGCGGCGGTGTGCGAGTGCCTCCGCCTCTACCCGTCGCTGCCGACGGAGACAAAGGGTGTCGTCGCCCACGACGTGCTGCCGAGCGGGCACGAGGTGTGGCCCGGGGACAAGATCCTGGTGTTCAACTACTCCATGGGGAGGATGAAGCGGGTGTGGGGCGCCGACTGCCGGGAGTTCCGGCCGGAGCGGTGGATCTCCGAGGAGGGGAAGCTGCGGTACGTGCCGTCCAACAAGTTCGTGGCCTTCAACTCGGGCCCAAGGACGTGCCTCGggaaggagatggtgctggtgcagATGAAGGTGACGGTGGCGGCCGTGGCGTGGAACTTCGCCGTGGAGGTGGTGCCCGGGCACGTCGTGGAACCCAAGCTCTCCATCATACTCCACATGAAGAACGGCCTCCTCGTCAGGGTCAAGAGAAGATCCGGTAATCCAGCCCAGCCATGA
- the LOC123449855 gene encoding plasmodesmata-located protein 3-like produces the protein MGAGGLLLAAAAVLALILSTAPRPASCADLYAVVYKGCANQTFPGGSPPPTVAALSSALAAQSASAKFYKTSSASASSASASVFGLFQCRGDLSGPDCSSCVARAMSSWRDLCGAAVAARVQLNGCLALYEISGFPQVSGVQMLFKTCGSGAGGDGGAPDFETRRGTAFSQLEGGAGTSAGGFFATSFQQVYALAQCEGDLSNVDCSNCVTQAVQRVAVECGGAPSGQVYLDKCYITYSYYPHGVPRGGGGGLGGQQTAKTVAIVLGGALALGFLVICLLFARSLVKKKDDY, from the exons ATGggcgccggcggcctcctcctcgccgccgccgccgtgctcGCCCTCATCCTCTCCACGGCGCCGCGCCCGGCGTCGTGCGCCGACCTGTACGCCGTCGTCTACAAGGGCTGCGCCAACCAGACGTTCCCGGGGGGAAGCCCGCCGCCCACCGTCGCGGCGCTCTCCTCGGCGCTTGCCGCGCAGTCGGCCTCCGCCAAGTTCTACAAGACCTCCTCGGCCTCCGCCTCCTCGGCCTCCGCCTCCGTCTTCGGCCTCTTCCAGTGCCGCGGCGACCTGTCCGGCCCGGACTGCTCCTCCTGCGTCGCCCGGGCCATGTCCTCCTGGCGCGACCTCTgcggcgccgccgtcgccgcgcgGGTCCAGCTCAACGGCTGCCTCGCGCTCTACGAGATCTCCGGCTTCCCCCAGGTCTCCGGCGTCCAGATGCTCTTCAAGACCtgcggctccggcgctggcggcgacggcggcgcccCGGACTTCGAGACGCGCCGCGGCACCGCCTTCAGCCAGCTCGAGGGGGGCGCGGGCACCAGCGCGGGGGGCTTCTTCGCCACCAGCTTCCAGCAGGTCTACGCGCTGGCGCAGTGCGAGGGCGACCTCTCCAACGTCGACTGCAGCAACTGCGTCACCCAGGCCGTGCAGCGCGTCGCCGTCGAGTGCGGCGGCGCCCCCTCCGGCCAGGTCTACCTCGACAAGTGCTACATTACCTACAGCTACTACCCCCACGGCGtgccccgtggcggcggcggcggcctcggAG GGCAGCAGACGGCCAAGACTGTGGCCATCGTGCTGGGTGGAGCCTTGGCCCTGGGTTTCCTGGTCATCTGCCTGCTCTTCGCCCGAAGCCTGGTCAAGAAGAAGGACG aTTACTGA